The region AGATAGCTTCGGATTCGGCAGAATATTTTCGCGCCCTCCATTGATCGAAAGCAGCCTGATATCTTTTGTTGAACCTTGGTCATTCGCAGGTCATTTTCGGCCTGGTTGTTCGAGAATGGCACATTGTAATCAACCACGAATCGCAATGTCTCGTTCTCGTAATCTCGCAGGCGTTCCAGAAGATTTCTTGCTTTTGACCTTGCTGTTTTGCCTTTTTTCTTTTTCTCTGTTTCACTTGGGGC is a window of Syntrophus gentianae DNA encoding:
- a CDS encoding IS66 family transposase gives rise to the protein APSETEKKKKGKTARSKARNLLERLRDYENETLRFVVDYNVPFSNNQAENDLRMTKVQQKISGCFRSMEGAKIFCRIRSYLSTCRKQGVTASEALRLLFQGKWPDFMSVKEQSTE